The Clarias gariepinus isolate MV-2021 ecotype Netherlands chromosome 12, CGAR_prim_01v2, whole genome shotgun sequence region ACTCTCGCACGCTCTCAAATACACTCACTCTCATCaatgtgcacacactcacaagcTCTTGCACTCACACTTTTATTCACGCTCCTGCACAAACTCTCACATGTTCTTTTGCACTCTCACACGCCATaccacttgcacacacacacacacacacacacacacacacacacacacacacacacacacacacagtaaaatgggggaaaaaaatcactcactcatgcaCTTTTACATACTCGCACTCTCACATGCTCGTCCTTTTAATCACAGGCTCTCACATTTACTCTCAGCAtgcactttctcacacacacttctacgagtctatcacacacacacaaattatgttatgtttattattattctcatgACTCTCatgagtgtttttattttgcttacaGGACATGAGATCTAATCATCATGCAGGAAGAAaaccacacacacgcgcgcacacacacacatttacatacacacccagaaacacacacacacacctgagactGTGAGCTTCTGTGTTTAGTCGGTTTATTTACGAACAAATAGAATttataaaaacagacaaaaagtgAATCTTAGTTGTTATATCATAACCTACCAGATGATGGGTAATCATGGGTAATCTGGCGCTTCTACTCGAGTCGACATCTGACTGCTGTAACCCCTTACTCCGCCCCACTGACTGGGCGTGTCCTCAAAACACCCCTGAGGATGAGGGAAAAGCTCCAGCCTCACCTGTCAGTGTTACagagcgctgacactggagactccttacacacacacacacactaatgtgtGTATGAAGATTACTGTCATGTGTTTATCAGCAGTGTAACATCGTTTGTGGATGAGCCGTTGCCATGGAAACCGTAATAGTATTAATACGAGCACATGAACCACCCTGTACTACAGTCAGAGACGCTGGaacagagaattaatcaacatgtgcagtgtgtgtgtgtgtgtgtgtgttagtgagagcAGGTTGGGCTCTTTCCTTCCTCTGtgtggtgggtgtgtgtgtgtttgtgtgtgtgctctacTCAGGAATGAGGCTTTGTGGTTGAACTGAATGTGAAGAATGAGTAATCACACTGAGCCGCTGCACGTTTTAGTCTTTCTCCAAACAAGGGCACGTCAACACACCGAATTCCTCTGGGATAACCTCATCAcatacctgtctctctctcccctcgcctgtctctcttcctgtctccctgtctgtctctttctccccttgcctgtctctcttcctgtctctctctcccctcgcctgtctctcttcctgtctccctgtctgtctctctctccccttgcctgtctccctgtctgtctctctctcgcctcgcctgtctctgtcctgtctccctgtctgtctctctctcgcctcgcctgtctctctttctgtctccctgtctgtctctctctttcctcgcctgtctctcttcatgtctccctgtctgtctctctctcgcctcgcctgtctctgtcctgtctccctgtctgtctctctctcgcctcgcctgtctctctttctgtctccctgtctgtctctctcttccctcgcctgtctctcttcatgtctccctgtctgtctctctcttgcctcacctgtctctcttcctgtcttcctgtctgtctctctctcgcctcgcctgtctctcttcctgtctctctctcgcctgtctctcttcctgtctccctgtctgtctctctctcgcctcgcctgtctctcttcctgtctccctgtctgtctctctctcccctcgcctgtctctcttcctgtctccctgtctgtctctctctcgcctcgcctgtctctcttcctgtctccctgtctgtctctctctcgcctcgcctgtctctcttcctgtctccctgtctgtctctctctcgcctcgcctgtctctcttcctgtctctctctcgcctgtctctcttcctgtctccctgtctgtctctctctcccctcgcctgtctctcttcctgtctccctgtctgtctctctctcccctcgcCTGTCTCTCATCCTGTCTCCctcgcctgtctctctctcttcatctctacctgtctctctctcccctcgcCTGTCTCCCTCGCCCGTCTCTCTCCCCTCGCCTGTCTCTCTTcatctctacctgtctctctcccctcgcCTGTCTCTCATCCTGTCTCCctcgcctgtctctctctcttcatctctacctgtctctctctcccctcgcCTGTCTCCCTCGCCCGTCTCTCTCCCCTCGCCTGTCTCTCTTcatctctacctgtctctctcccctcgcCTGTCTCTatttctgtctccctgtctgtctctctcccttttcatctctacctgtctgtctctctcccctcccctgtctctcttcctgtctccctgtctgtctctcttcatCTCTACCTGTTCTTGCCGTTTCtacctccctgtctctctctagtGCTTTccctatctgtctctctctccttgtccctctctttgtctctctgtccatcacTTTCCTTGTCTGCCTCTCACCTGTTCTCTCTCCTccgtctctttctctgtgtctctctacctctctctgtttgtgtctctcattgtctctttctctgtcagTTTTTTTTCGCATTTTAGGCTatttctctatctctttctgtctctttgttttaatttttctgtctgtctctgtacGTCTCTCTCATCTTACAATACCGCTGAAAAGTTTGgaatcactttctaactccatggtctttccaatactgaaggcgtttatccaaaacacacaataatctcctctgaacagttgatattgagatgtatatctgctacttctgctctgtaaagcttcataacggctctaatctgaggtgctggttgttaattggtgatttctgaggctggtgactctaaatgaacttctcctctgcagcagagctcagttttggtcttgttttcctgggaaggtcttcatgagagacagtttcatcatggagcttgatgggttttacaaacacactcgacacaatacggTTCTTGtaggaactgttccagaacatctgacctctgtgtcttaaaataacaagtgaCTGTagctgttgttgttacgtaattacttaatgccatatgtgttgttttatagttttgaaatccccagtattgttgtagaatgtagaaaataaatcactaaacaaaaaaatctgcaaatgatccaaacttttgtctctttgtctctacCCGTCTTTCCATCTTGCTTTCTACCGCTTTGTCCCCTCTCTGTGTTGTTCTGTCTATTGCTCTCCCCTCCCCTCATTCCATCTCTCTACCCCTCACTCCGTCTCTCTACCCCTCACTCCGTCTCTCTACCCCTCACTCCGTCTCTCCACCCCTCACTCAGTCTCTCCACCCCTCACTCCGTCTCTCTACCCCTCACTCCGTCTCTCTACCCCTCACTCCGTCTCGCTACCCCTCACTCCGTCTCGCTACCCCTCACTCCGTCTCTTTTTAGTTCAAATCCACTCTTTGTCCCTGTGTGATCTGTGCTGGTTTCGTCTGCATGGCTAGTGCTGTTAGCATTGCGGGATGTTTTTCATAACGAGATGAAGACAAATATGACGGACGCCGAATCGGCTGATGACAGAGCGTCTCCACAGGGATCTCATTTACTCTCTCTGACTTTTTTCcagttaacatttactttaacTCCGACTTCCAGAGGCCAAAGTCAAGTCAACTTACTGCATCATCACGTGCAACGTCAGTCAGGGCGTGGGGACTttaaaaagggagagagagacacaatcCTGTCAAGCTACCCCACCCCACAGAAaacggatgtgtgtgtgtattgagatTCATACTTTGTTTCTTTAACAGGTTACTCAGCAAATCCATCTCCTCTCTTTCAGCAAGATGTGAcatgataagtgtgtgtgtgtgtgtgtgtgtctaacaaTAACATGAAAGCTAGCAGTCTGATGACTTTGAGATTACAGAAGAAGAAAGCAGACAAGTCAAATATAAACTTTTGCCATCAGACTGCTGACGAGCTGAGAAGTCCACGTAAACCTGCCCAAATGATTCACTTGTGAGAACTGCCCTTTAGGCTTTGCCTCTACGCCCGTCAAAACACCGAGACACCTCATAAAACAGTTGAGGCTAAAGGTGTAAAACTTCTCTAAAGGGCAAATTCAATCTGAGATCTCCAGAATGCTCACATCTGAAACTGCCCTGTAGGCTTTAGTAGGATTCCCGTCGCAGCACTTAGACGCCACCCGAGAACCACTACATGCTCAAGTTTGACTATAAACTGCCCCATAGTCTTGTCACCAGTCCGGACACTGCCCCCTAGGCTGCACTTTTAACACCTTACACAGGTTTCACAAGGTCATGGGAGCCTCATTACTGCACATGTAACTGCCTTTTATATCTCTTAAACTCCACTAAACTGGCTGAACATCTGAGACCCTCATAATCCACCTAGAATTGCCCAACAGGATGCAGATTATAAACCTTATACACCATCTGCTCCTTATGAGATCATCACCATCCTCGAACTCCACCTGAAACTCTCCTTTCATACTTTCATAACACTTACATTTCAGCTGAAAGTGCTCCCTAGGCTGGACATCCGGTCTTCGTCTGAGACTCTCACCTTACATATACTTCATCAGAACGTTGAACCTGCTCATTATGATGCTACTGTACCATGTGACCCTGATAACCTTTAGACAGCACCTCAAACTGCCCCTCAGGCTGCAAATCAGAGACCCTCAAGCTCCATCTGAAACATGTCAGGCACTCTGAACTTCCCCTGGATCTGCCCATTAGGCTGCAACCACGAGGTCCTCATGACCCCTGTACTCCACACCCACCTGTCACTAACGCTGCAATCCTGAGACCAACACAAATTCAAGACCCGCCCCCCTTAGAATGAAGATAGAGACCCTGAAAGCGATGCATGTGAAATTATCCCTAAGATGAAACCACTTTACGGGTTTCAGTTTTAATTTCCTTAAAAATCtccactttataaaaaaaattatagtaataaaaaaattataataataaaataacaaactgGAGCTTTGAGACTCTCAGAAACGTGTAAAACTGCCACATGCAATATAACTACAGAATAGTTTAGAGTAAATGTGATTGGTTTAGAAAGACGGGATGTTTAGGTTTAAAGTGCAGACACAACGATAAAAGCCAGATGTGGGAATTTTTATCTTGATATAAATGCCTGTGAGTCGGCCAGCTGTCAAACAACGCTAGCACTTATTAGCACAATGCTAATATTCACACTCACTTTATGAGGGTCGCTGAGAGACATGAAAGTTCATGCTATAAAAACACACGGCAGTGAAcgtccatctgtgtgtgtgtgtgtgtgtgtgtgtgtgtgtgcgtgcgtgtgtgggtTAATGAAACTGCTGGTGTTGATATGAATCTCTCGTGAATTCTGCTGACAGAAGCTGCTCTCGGCTGAGACTCCACCAGAGACCTATAATTCATAGCAGgccgtaaacacacacacacacatgcaggctctcacatacacacgcacagatCAAATTTACGTCAATGTCATTCTAATGTTCTTGATTGAAGGACAAATGAgaaaatgtgcacacacacacacacatgcatatgcaACTGCgtacatgcacgcacgcacgcacgcacacacacgggtCCAAAAGTCAGACTCCATAACCAGGAACTGTTTTATTTAACCAGTcggcacaaacacactcctaacacacacacacacacacacacacacacacacacacacacactgagtgttGATTATTGTTCTCTCATACTGACTAAGACCTGATCTTGTCATAATCACGGCACCCTCGGCCAATCAGAACGCACTGTACCTGACTCATATTACTAAATTATCTCAGGTAATTAACAGACTGTAAATAAAGCTTGTACTAATATTTCCAACTTAGGAAActtaaaatcaaattttatcACTCCACTCCTTTTCTGGTCTGTCTGCGATCCTGCAGAGCAGCCCGAGGGCATGTGTGTACTCGCCTGGCGTGGTGTAATCCCCCACTGAAACCCTAACATTAGAGCCTGGCACATGCCCAGTTCCCAAACTACTTAATACGGCCTCAGAGGAGAAGATAATAACAGGATGTGAACAGGCGAGAAAGACGCTGATCCGATTCCAACATCAACTGATACAAATGTTGCCTGGGGAACTATATAGTGTAATAAAAACTGCCCTATAGGCAGAAAACCTGGGGACCTCATATAGTGTAAAAAACTGCCCTATAGGCAGAAAACCTGGGGACCTCATATAGTGTAAAAAACTGCCCTATAGGCAGAAAACCTGGGGACCTCATATAGTGTTAAAAACTGCCGTACAAACcgtgtataaataaaactgcccTATAGGCAGAAAACCTGTTGAACTCGCACAGTGTATTTATAATTTGCTCTATAGGCAGAAaccatgtatttaaaaaatgccttAGATGAAGAAAACCCCGGAGAACTCACACAGAGCATTTATAAACTGCCCTATTGGTATAAAACCTCACAACTGATTTATGGATATAAAACATGGAAAACCAATGTAGTGTCCTATAAACTACCTATTGGGTATAAAAGCTGGGGAACAGCCATACTGTTATAAGTATTAGCCTTGGCACACAGATAGTGTAATAAAAACTTATACGTATTACATGCAGAGAACCTAAGAACTCAGGGCAATAAAAACTGCCTTATAGGCAATAAACCCTGGGAACTCGCATACTGTagtaaaaactgaaatataaaACAGGTGGGAACGTACAAACAGTGAAAATCTTTATACTAATTAGCTGAAATGTGCTTAGTAAATTAAAGTTCAAAaacaattttatgtttttcctaTAGGCTCATCTGGGCTTACTAACTGTAAAACCTCCCGAAATAATCAGGTCCACAAAGTGACAACCCAAGCTGAAATTAGACTGGAAACCATTCGTGAGCAAATGCCACATAGGCAACATCTTTAAGACTCCACCAGGAACTGTGCTATAACTTAAAGCctaatacaatttaattttaaaattagacCAATAGGGCCACAATAAACAGGAAATAAACTCTAAATCTGACTTACAGGAAGAAATCAGGGGTCAcggttagctcagtggttaaggcaggGTACTATTACCAcgttcaaaccccacgaccaccaagttaccactgttgggcccttgagcgaggcccttaaccctcaactgctcagatgtataatgagattaaaatataaaaaaaaagggcatctgcgaaatgcctaaatgtaaatcataaAACTAAAACAAGGAAACAGTCTTACAGGTTAACAAATCTGCATCCAACACAAAGTGCCTGATAGTGTTCAGATCAAAGAGTGCTGAGATGCTTACACAAATCTGTGATTACAGAACCGTAGACTGAAAACCTGAGTATTTATAACTGTATAACAGCCTCACGAGTGTTTCAGAAAACTTTTAATAACTAATCATTTCATAACaatcaataaaaacaaacaacaaactggTTGTgtcctatataaataaattcaaatcaaTTCTCAAGTTTcatgacatttttaacataacatCACCCCAAAGCctaaatactacagtatactagAAGACACTGACCATTCAATCCCAATGTAAACAGCACAAAAGGCTAATGATCCCGAACAGTCCGAAACCCAACATctactacaacaacaacattccTACAGGGAGAAAATGCAGAACAGGTGATCAACGTGATTCTACACAACAGCTAACCTGCCCTATAGGCCCGATCACATTCCAACAGTAATTACAGACAAAGCAAACAACAGTGTCCCATCTGGTTTCACTGTTTAGAGGCAATTTTAAAATTTAGATTAGTGTATCACTTCCAGCACAAGAAGTGAGTCAGTCATCTGAAACGCACACTCGCATCTGGGATTTAGTCTAAACAGCCCCTAAGGCATCGTCTCCAAACAGAACACAAACTgcagtgtatttgtgtgtcgTTTGAAGGGTTGGGGAATACGATCTgcttaaatcatttaatatgttattGCACCAGGTTTAAGACAATTATGCTGAACACTAAACCAATCTCGAGCACGGGGACATCGCAGTGAAACGAGGCGAAGGCTCAGGGTTTGTTGTTGGGGTTGTTGCACAGATTTGATGTTAGCATTAGCGTAGGATTTTAAACTAGCCATCTATACACAAAAACATGACTACAGTAGAGCGTTCTGTTGCTCCCTCTCTCCGTACTTCCTGGTCCGAGACGATGTACGATCTCTACATCTACAATCAAAGGAACTTAAAAAcgtatttaaaacaataaagagGAAAAACCCAACCAAGTCGTCTGCATAGCAACCGATGCTCCTCCGGGCAAGCTCAGACGCCGTGGCGTGTTTGCGAGCCGTTTTTCGGCGGACCGGCTGAGATTTGTGGAATGCGTTATGTAAAGAGGAACGAGACGGTGAGTTACGGCAGTGTGGTTTGGACGCTGGGTTTCAGGCTGACGGGGAAACTGCTCTGTGTTTTTCCATGTCAGCTTCAGGGCAACGTGATGAACGAGGCTGATTTTGGACAAATCGGAGCTGGCAAGCTGCAGGAACGCCAGTGTGATAAATAGACGGAACATCTCTGTGATGTTTTCAGACTCTTTTGGAACTCCTGTCTGATGAAGGGGATTATgggattgttgttttttttttcatctgagaAGGACACAAACACAGAGCGCACCCGTTTTGGgggaacagaagaaaaaaagggctcaaaacacaaatattataaaaatgattataaaatgtACTTGTATATATGACAATgagataatattattattattattatatgcgaTGATTAATAagtatttcaaaataaatctctctctctttagatACATCTATACTTTGTAGTAAACCTTATGACTTCTACAGAACACTGAAACCTCTCAATCTGTCACTGTTCTGTTCTAAACCTCTCAAAGGTCGTCACATCTGACGCCAGACATCAGAGCTACAGGTTCGAGACCGGCCGTTACCTCATTGGACGGGATGCTGACGACTCCTGTGGACCGGCGCTTCTCGCGCAGCTTCCTCTTCTCGATCTGACCTTTCCCTTTGCGAGCACTGGGACCAGAACTCTTCTTCTCCTTCCCTTTGGGACTCTCGAGGTCACTGTCCGGGCGCGGTGCCGCACCTCCAGGCTCCGGCGGTTTCTCTGTGGACTTCTTGGTGTCGGATACCCGTGCGGCCGGCGTCACCGCCTGAGCCGGTACCGTGTAGGCCTGCGGTTCCTCGTCCCCTCTCCTGATCAGGGTGGAAGACGAAGCCGACCGAGCCACCGTCTGAGGCGCGACGCTGCTCCGCTCCGGGTTTCCGTTGGAGTTGTTGAGGTCTGGTACCGATCGGGTTTCCATCGCCTTGACGCTGCCGACGGTCGTCGTGGTCCCACCGGTGCTCGTGATCGCCGCGATATCCCCCAACATCTTCGCGCGGAGTTTCTCCCTCTTGGCCTTCCATTCCTCCAGGAAATCCGTAGCCGCGTTGGGCTTGAACCCGCCAGACGCCATGTTTACACACGTCTACGTTTATTAATAATCTTTCAGAGATGTCAAACTGAGTAAATGACAAGAAACTCAAATGCACCACATTCCTTTTTCACCACCAGGGAAAACctgcacacaaaaacacacacaataataataataataatgcagtaaCACACAGAGGGGCGTGGCCTGATGAGCAGCATCACCTGGCAGCTGTCACTCAGGTATGCGCTGCCACCTTGTTTTTCATTCTCTATCTCTTCCTTAAAGGTACAACAGCACGTTTATATAACTCTCTCAGAGACGTAACGAAGGGCTCAGTGTCGTCATTTCAGAACCAGTGGCGTAACACGATTATCGTCACGGAGGTGCGTGAGAATCTCAAGATTCTCTGATTGAGATGATTTAGTCTGTAATTAATCTGAGTTACACGGATCAATTCTTCTGAACAATCAGAAAGATTACGGTTAGTATTACGGAAgataattatgttttaaaaaattttgtaacatcaattttttttttatgtatctcTGGCTGTAATGAGTGACCTTGTTGATCCTGAAACCTTCACGtgagatgatttttatgtgagaAGGACACAAAcaaggatctctctctctctctctctctctctctctctctctatatatatatatatatatatatatatatatatatatacacacacatttatatttatatatacgtTTTTTTAATAGATCAGGTTGTATCTACAAATTTTGTATGTTACAAAAATCTCTACATTTATCTGGCTCGTCTTCCTGATCCTATAGCGTTCACAAGAATCGATTT contains the following coding sequences:
- the pawr gene encoding PRKC apoptosis WT1 regulator protein: MASGGFKPNAATDFLEEWKAKREKLRAKMLGDIAAITSTGGTTTTVGSVKAMETRSVPDLNNSNGNPERSSVAPQTVARSASSSTLIRRGDEEPQAYTVPAQAVTPAARVSDTKKSTEKPPEPGGAAPRPDSDLESPKGKEKKSSGPSARKGKGQIEKRKLREKRRSTGVVSIPSNESLDELDDDDGDKERKNEAEITQHNTVQNESMTSDPGAGHPQDIRSVSGRHKSEDDLVGNRHRQVQARHSNTGLERRIEELEKELALERQENSRLLKSHQDKDDLIVKLKEEIDLLNRDLDDIEDENEQLKQENKTLLKVVGQLTR